The nucleotide window GATCATCAGACTGCCTTGCTCATACCGGTCTGCCAGGAAGGTGAACAGCACCTCCATCTCTTCCCGGCTTTGCTGGACATATCCGATATCATCGATAATCACGGCATCAAACCTGGAGAGGCTTTTGAGCTTTTTTGTCAACTCAAGCTCCCTTTTGGCGATCAGCAGCTCCTGAACAAGCTGGCTGCATGAGATGAAAAGGACCTGCTTTCCTTTTGCAATCAATTCATGGCCAATGGCACACAACAGATGGGTTTTCCCGCTTCCCGGATTCCCAAAGGCCAAAATATTTTCAGATCGGCTTAAAAAAGAGCCGTCGATCAGTACATTCAAATGATTAGCGACCTTTATGGGAAGGCGTTTTTTATCAAAATTTTCAAAGGTCTTTGACGGTGGCAGCTTGGATGCCCTCAGGTTCCGTGCTATCCGGTTTTGCCACCGCACTTCACATTCAAGATTCAGCAGCTGTAAAAGATACTGTTCATACCCCCATGACTCCGCCCGGGCCTGATCTGCCATTTCTTCATAGCTGCGGCGCATGGTCGGCATGTGGAGACTCTTGAGATGGTTCATGATCTGGTCATGATCACTCATCATGCTGCCACCTCCTTGAGAAGTTTGTCATAAAGGGTTAAATCAACTGCCGGAATATGGATATCATCTGGTCCGGCAACAGGGGCATTGGATTCCATAAGGCGCTGAACCGCATCTTTGCTGATTTCATGGCTTTCGTTTATTAAAACCGTCAGAGCACTGTCTACAGCCACTTCACTGTCTTTTGCGGCAAGGTATAGAATCTTCAAATATCTTGAGGCAGCGCTTTGAACAGTATAGCGTTCTTTTAAATAGTCATAGGCAATCCGGAAACGGCTGGTGGG belongs to Desulfobacula toluolica Tol2 and includes:
- the istB gene encoding IS21-like element helper ATPase IstB, which encodes MMSDHDQIMNHLKSLHMPTMRRSYEEMADQARAESWGYEQYLLQLLNLECEVRWQNRIARNLRASKLPPSKTFENFDKKRLPIKVANHLNVLIDGSFLSRSENILAFGNPGSGKTHLLCAIGHELIAKGKQVLFISCSQLVQELLIAKRELELTKKLKSLSRFDAVIIDDIGYVQQSREEMEVLFTFLADRYEQGSLMITSNLPFSKWEQIFKDPMTTAAAIDRLVHHSIIFELNVESYRMEQAKKEAR